The DNA segment CGACCCAGAGGAGTGTCCCGCCGATGATCGTTCGCCGCCGAAGCGCGCGAACGGCATTCGACTCCATAGCCTTCGAGTTACCACGATATAATATAAAAGTACGGATGGTGATTCGAGTCGGTCAGACCCGTTCGGACGCGACGGCGCCGCGAGGTGGCCTGCGAGGCGATTCACGCCGTACAGAGCGACACGAAGTTTCGCAGGATCCGCAGGCCGGTCTCGCCGCTCTTCTCGGGATGGAACTGCGTCCCGAACACCGTGCCGGACTCGTCGGCGATCACGGCCGGGAATCGGGTGCCGTACTCGGTCGTGGCGACGACGGCCGACTCGTCGTCCGGGACGGCGTAGTACGAGTGGACGAAGTAGGCGTACTCGCCGTCGACTGAGCCATCGGTGCCGGAGACGAGCGGATGCTCGCGCTCGACGCGGAGGTCGTTCCAGCCCATGTGGGGCACCTTCTGGCCCCCGTCGAACCGGACGTTGGTCCCCGGGATCAGGTCCAGTCCGCGGACGGCCGATTCACCGGCCGCGCCCTCCTCGCTGTCGGTGAGCAGCATCTGCATGCCGAGACAGATCCCGAACAGCGGCGTGTCGGACTCGGCGACGGCGAGGAGGTCCT comes from the Halovivax cerinus genome and includes:
- the hisH gene encoding imidazole glycerol phosphate synthase subunit HisH, translating into MSQQAGRPSLETVDATVAVVDYGLGNLHSVTRGLERAGATVAVTDDPDDFHAADGVVLPGVGAFREGVENADPLREDLLAVAESDTPLFGICLGMQMLLTDSEEGAAGESAVRGLDLIPGTNVRFDGGQKVPHMGWNDLRVEREHPLVSGTDGSVDGEYAYFVHSYYAVPDDESAVVATTEYGTRFPAVIADESGTVFGTQFHPEKSGETGLRILRNFVSLCTA